A stretch of the Plasmodium berghei ANKA genome assembly, chromosome: 10 genome encodes the following:
- a CDS encoding pre-mRNA-processing-splicing factor 8, putative translates to MSDNEFDKISEDNKNNTNDNPENVSQQCEEQEDAKNATSSEQNLQNKNIPQNTEFGDSNINNNINSVHHNVPINAPNLPPTFPNIPPPIPGLPPPNTHVMVPPNIPGMPPNMHNMPLMMPPMNYMMPPNMNHFLPPNMMNFPPPFMMKNNQMKNANYMNNQNMYGQGMEAGGPINNRPYIQWNPGNINNFGAPGLNNSPFFIPPNLPYIPSYMKICNSENENVMRPNNLQSINIDANQQEHGFYPFSNNADGGDVNQGNNNGEDGEEWADDLGINDNGEYANKMGKKRGTGKHNYQNNDEEGEHYDDHYSFKSNIVGGGKGHHISNDSLYGTEEFSIIKEKARRWRMLNSKKYSKKKKYGVVEEKEEMPCEHLRKIIKEHGDMSNKKYRYDKRVYLGALKYIPHAVFKLLENIPMPWEQIKNTKVIYHITGAITFVNETFVVIDPLYIAQWGTMWIMMRREKRDRKHFKRMRFPPFDDEEPPLDYADNILDIEPLECIQMKLDKDEDKSVIDWFYDSKPLLYDKTHINGTSYKKYKLSLEQMGVLYRLGNQLFSDFQDDNYFYLFNLKSFYTAKALNMAIPGGPKFEPLYRDIYEDDEDWNEFNDINKIIIRQQIRTEYKIAFPYLYNNRPRKIAVSKYHSPMCVYIKLEDIDLPPFYFDLIINPIPSYKIRKISKMANDNPHFEKFSLTYVRRKFFYEESYENNETIDAANTTDDNNKKSIDSSTDNEKMTRKKKKKYTSDSDKSTKKGHKRDRGNHSDDSYSDRMETNSDSSSQSRRNKRHSKSEQIRKSKGKKNKYEKERYSSDSNSEKSDSERKKRKSHRSRNDNKNSKKRKNPYKDYDNDEDEKEASSRSNSEGTTAIVTNKKMKLVVKSVECGMLPLLHDYPLYTERTINGIQLYHAPYPFNKKCGYTRRGIDIPLVQQWFKEHISTNYPVKVRVSYQKLLKCWVLNHLHSKKPKSMKKKYLFKIFKSTKFFQCTEMDWVEIGLQVCRQGYNMLNLLIHRKNLNYLHLDYNFNLKPVKTLTTKERKKSRFGNAFHLCREILRLTKSIVDSHVQYRLGNIDAYQLADGIQYIFAHVGQLTGMYRYKYRLMRQVRMCKDLKHLIYYRFNTGSVGKGPGCGLWAPLWRVWIFFLRGVIPLLERWLSNLLARQFEGRVSKGIAKTVTKQRVESHFDLELRAAVMHDIIDMIPAGLKNNKGKARLILQHLSEAWRCWKANIPWKVVGLPLPVENIIIRYIKLKSDWWINATYYNRERIKRGATVDKTVCKKNLGRLTRLWLKAEQERQHEYLKDGPYVSGEEAVALYTTAIHWFESRKFTHIPFPPLNYKHDTKLLILALEKLKETFTVKNRLNQSQREELGFIEQAYDNPYETLSRIKRHLLTQRAFKEISITFLDLYTHLVPVYEVDPLEKITDAYLDQYLWYEGDLRNLFPNWVKPSDSEPQPLLVYKMCQGINNLHNIWETKNNECVVMLQTQFSKIYEKIDLTLLNRLLRLIVDHNIADYITAKNNTNITFKDMNHINSFGIIRGLQFSSFVFQYYAIIIDLLILGLTRAYDIAGPYNDVNQFLSFQNVNIETRHPIRLYCRYVDKIWILFKFNNDESKDLIQKFLTENPDPNNENVVGYNNKACWPRDCRMRKMKHDVNLGRATFWEIQNRIPRSLTSLDWDHYNTFVSVYSKDNPNLLFSIAGFEVRILPKIRQLSYGINMYTSYINDYSGKGNSEANATNTEPSNAYEQNVVISSGTKEGTWKLQNEVTKEITAEAYLKVSEKSMKRFENKIRQILMSSGSTTFTKIANKWNTSLIGLMTYFREAVLDTEELLDLLVKCENKIQTRIKIGLNSKMPSRFPPVVFYTPKELGGLGMLSMGHILIPESDLRYMKQTDNGRITHFRAGLSHEEDQLIPNLYRYISTWESEFLESQRVWCEYALKRSECHNQNKKITLEDLEDSWDKGIPRINTLFQKDRHTLAYDKGWRIRQLFKQYQIIKSNPFWWTNQRHDGKLWNLSNYRTDMIQALGGVEGILEHTLFKGTFFPTWEGLFWEKASGFEESMKYKKLTNAQRSGLNQIPNRRFTLWWSPTINRANVYVGFQVQLDLTGIFMHGKIPTLKISLIQIFRAHLWQKIHESLVMDLCQVFDLNCDLLDIETVQKETIHPRKSYKMNSSCADILLFANYKWGISKPSLLSDEDNIFANNPEIKGTNFNSFANYPYTSNQYWIDIQLRWGDFDSHDIERYSRAKFLDYTTDNLSIYPCLTGVLIGVDLAYNLYSAYGNWFNNLKPLMQKTLQKIIQSNPSLYVLRERIRKGLQLYSSEPTEPYLNTQNYNELFSSQTIWFVDDTNVYRVTIHKTFEGNLTTKPINGAIFILNPKTGQLFLKIIHTSVWIGQKRLSQLAKWKTAEEVASLIRSLPIEEQPKQIIVTRKGMLDPLEVHLLDFPNIIIKGTELNLPFQALLKLNKIGDLILKATQPQMLLFNLYDDWLNNISSFTAFSRLILILRSLHINPQETKILLQPNKNIITQPHHIWPSFNNNQWINLEVQLKDLILNDYAKRNNVHIASLTQNEIRDILLGMEITPPSIQRQQIAELEKTNLDNIEQQMKVTTSKTTTKHGTEIIVSTLSPHEQQTFTTKTDWKIRYLSNNSLLFRTKNIYVNNAATAITSKHDPLNSGSMKSTTINSINDYTYVIAKNLLEKFICISDLKIQIGGFLYGSSPPDNSYVKEIKCILIPPQIGNYQSVTLSNYIPTNKYIENLELLGWIHTETTNCSNTSNHLTTYDMVSHLSFLQEFKMKKKQTDQSKENYSDDDMDGNANNDGNSFDASKIWDKNKTIILTCSFTPGSCTINAYKLTEEGYAYAKSKKNSAELYSYPNIANLYDQVQILLSNVFVGFFLVPDDNIWNYNLMGIKFNNNHKYSAQLDMPQPFYADIHRPNHFLQFSLLEQHEGDAADVETSFI, encoded by the exons ATGAGCGACAATGAATTCGATAAAATCTCAGAAGATAACAAGAATAAT ACAAATGATAATCCTGAAAATGTAAGCCAACAATGTGAAGAACAAGAGGACGCCAAAAATGCTACAA GTTCGGAACAAAacttacaaaataaaaatatcccCCAAAATACAGAATTTGGTGAttcaaatattaataataatattaattcaGTCCATCATAATGTTCCAATAAATGCGCCAAACTTACCACCTACATTTCCCAACATACCACCTCCTATACCTGGGTTACCACCACCGAATACCCATGTCATGGTGCCTCCAAACATTCCAGGAATGCCGCCTAATATGCATAACATGCCACTTATGATGCCTCCAATGAATTATATGATGCCTCCAAATATGAACCACTTTCTTCCGCCTAATATGATGAATTTTCCACCTCCATttatgatgaaaaataaCCAAATGAAAAATGCGAATTATATGAACAATCAAAATATGTATGGTCAAGGTATGGAAGCTGGAGGCCCAATTAATAATAGACCATATATACAATGGAATCCGggaaatattaataattttggaGCACCAGGATTAAATAAttctccattttttataccTCCAAATCTTCCTTATATACCTAGCTATATGAAAATTTGTAATAGCGAAAATGAAAACGTTATGAGGCCCAATAATTTACAAAGCATTAATATTGATGCTAATCAACAAGAACACGGATTTTATCCATTTAGTAATAATGCTGACGGTGGAGATGTGAATCAaggtaataataatggcGAGGATGGCGAAGAATGGGCAGATGATTTGGgtataaatgataatggCGAATATGCTAATAAAATGGGTAAAAAAAGGGGTACAGGAAAACATAATTATCAGaataatgatgaagaaGGGGAGCATTATGATGACCACTATTCATTTAAGAGTAATATTGTAGGAGGAGGGAAAGGGCATCATATATCAAATGATTCTTTATATGGAACCGAAGAATTTTCCATAATTAAAGAAAAGGCAAGAAGATGGAGAATGCTAAacagtaaaaaatattctaaaaaaaaaaagtacgGTGTTGtagaagaaaaagaagaaatgCCTTGTGAAcatttaagaaaaataataaaagagcATGGTGATAtgagtaataaaaaatatagatatgaTAAAAGAGTATATTTAGGCGCacttaaatatatacctCATGcagtttttaaattattagaaaatatacCAATGCCATGGGagcaaattaaaaatacaaaagttatttatcatataacAGGAGCTATAACATTTGTAAATGAAACTTTTGTTGTTATAGATCCGTTATATATTGCCCAATGGGGTACTATGTGGATTATGATGAGAAGAGAAAAAAGAGATAGAAAACACTTTAAAAGAATGCGGTTTCCACCATTTGATGATGAAGAACCACCATTAGACTATGCAGACAATATTTTAGATATAGAACCATTAGAATGTATACAAATGAAATTAGATAAAGATGAAGATAAAAGTGTTATAGATTGGTTTTATGATTCAAAaccattattatatgataaaacTCATATTAATGGTACTagctataaaaaatataaattatcattAGAACAAATGGGGGTATTATACAGATTAGGAAATCAATTATTTAGTGATTTTCAAgatgataattatttttatctatttAACTTAAAATCGTTTTATACTGCTAAAGCTTTAAATATGGCAATACCAGGGGGGCCGAAATTTGAACCTTTATACAGAGATATATATGAAGATGATGAAGATTGGAATGAATTCaatgatattaataaaattattattagacAGCAAATTAGAAcagaatataaaatagcatttccatatttatataacaataGACCAAGAAAAATTGCTGTAAGTAAATATCACTCACCtatgtgtgtatatatcaaattaGAGGATATCGATTTGCCTCCTTTTTACTTCGACCTTATAATTAATCCCATCCCTTCCTATAAAATTAGAAAGATAAGTAAAATGGCAAATGATAATCCACACTTTGAAAAGTTTTCTTTGACATATGTAAGAAGAAAATTCTTTTACGAGGAATCTTacgaaaataatgaaactATTGATGCAGCTAATACTACTGacgataataataaaaaaagtattgATTCTAGTACGGATAACGAGAAAATGactagaaaaaaaaaaaaaaaatacactaGTGATAGTGATAAATCCACGAAAAAGGGGCACAAAAGGGATCGAGGAAACCACAGCGACGATTCATATTCTGATAGAATGGAAACAAATAGTGACAGTAGTAGTCAAAGTAGAAGAAACAAGCGTCATTCTAAAAGTGAACAAATTAGAAAATCCAAAGGAAAGAAGAATAAATATGAGAAGGAGAGATATTCTTCTGATAGCAATTCAGAGAAAAGTGATAGTGAGagaaaaaaacgaaaaagcCACAGAAGTCGAAATGATAATAagaatagtaaaaaaagaaaaaaccCATACAAAGATTATGATAATGATGAAGACGAAAAAGAAGCAAGTAGTCGAAGTAACAGCGAAGGGACTACTGCAATTGTGACGAATAAGAAAATGAAGCTGGTAGTTAAAAGTGTAGAATGTGGAATGCTGCCGCTTTTGCATGACTACCCATTATACACTGAAAGAACAATCAATGGTATTCAATTATATCACGCACCTTATccttttaataaaaaatgcgGTTATACTAGAAGAGGTATTGATATCCCGCTAGTCCAACAATGGTTCAAAGAACATATATCTACAAATTATCCTGTAAAAGTTCGAGTATCTTATCAAAAACTTTTAAAATGTTGGGTATTAAACCATCTTCATTCTAAAAAACCTAAAAgtatgaaaaagaaatatttattcaaaatatttaaaagtaCGAAATTTTTCCAATGTACTGAAATGGATTGGGTAGAAATTGGTTTGCAAGTTTGTAGGCAAGGATATAATAtgttaaatttattaatacatagaaaaaatttaaattatttacatttagattataattttaactTAAAACCTGTTAAAACTTTGACTACAAAAGAAAGGAAAAAATCACGTTTTGGAAATGCATTTCATCTATGTAGAGAAATATTAAGATTAACTAAATCAATTGTTGATTCACATGTGCAATATAGATTAGGTAATATAGACGCATATCAATTAGCAGATGgaatacaatatatatttgcacATGTTGGCCAATTAACTGGTATGtatagatataaatatcGATTAATGAGACAAGTAAGAATGTGTAAAGATTTAAagcatttaatttattatagaTTTAATACAGGATCAGTTGGAAAAGGTCCAGGTTGTGGTTTATGGGCACCTTTATGGAGGGTatggatattttttttaagaggTGTTATTCCATTATTAGAAAGATGGCTATCCAATTTATTAGCTAGGCAATTTGAAGGAAGAGTTTCTAAAGGTATTGCAAAAACTGTTACAAAACAAAGAGTTGAAAGTCATTTCGATTTAGAACTAAGAGCAGCAGTTATGCATGATATTATTGATATGATTCCTGCTggcttaaaaaataataaaggtAAAGCTAGATTAATTCTACAGCATTTAAGTGAAGCATGGAGATGCTGGAAAGCTAATATACCATGGAAAGTAGTAGGACTTCCATTACCtgttgaaaatattattatcagaTATATCAAATTAAAATCGGATTGGTGGATTAACGCtacatattataatagAGAAAGAATAAAAAGAGGTGCAACTGTTGATAAAACggtatgtaaaaaaaatttaggCAGATTGACCAGATTGTGGTTAAAGGCTGAACAAGAAAGACAAcatgaatatttaaaagatgGACCATATGTTTCTGGAGAAGAAGCCGTAGCTTTATATACTACTGCGATACATTGGTTTGAATCGAGAAAGTTTACGCATATTCCTTTCCCCCCATTGAATTATAAGCACGATACaaaattgttaattttggcattagaaaaattaaaagaaaccTTTACAGTAAAAAATAGATTAAATCAATCACAAAGAGAAGAGTTGGGTTTTATTGAACAGGCATATGATAATCCCTATGAAACATTATCACGTATAAAAAGGCACTTATTAACCCAACGGGcttttaaagaaatatctataacatttttagaTCTTTATACCCATCTAGTACCGGTATATGAAGTAGATCctttagaaaaaataacagATGCATATTTAGATCAATATTTATGGTATGAAGGAGATTTGCGAAATTTATTTCCAAATTGGGTTAAACCTTCTGATAGTGAACCACAACCATTATTGGTTTATAAAATGTGCCAAGGGATAAATAATCTTCATAATATTTGGGAAAccaaaaataatgaatgtGTTGTTATGCTACAAACGCAGTTTAgtaaaatttatgaaaaaattgattTAACATTATTAAATAGACTACTTCGACTAATTGTTGATCATAATATAGCAGATTATATTACAGCAAAAAATAACACTAATATTACATTTAAAGATATGAATCATATTAATTCATTTGGTATAATAAGGGGTTTAcaattttcttcatttgtttttcaatattatgCTATAATAATTGATCTATTAATTTTAGGTCTTACTAGAGCATATGATATAGCAGGTCCATACAATGATGTTAATCAATTCTTAAGCTTTCAAAATGTCAATATCGAAACTAGACATCCAATTAGATTATACTGCAGATATGTTGATAAAATATGGATACTTTTTAAGtttaataatgatgaatCAAAAGATttaattcaaaaatttttaacAGAAAACCCCGATccaaataatgaaaatgttgttggatataataataaagcaTGCTGGCCAAGAGATTGTAGAATgagaaaaatgaaacatGATGTTAATTTAGGTAGAGCCACGTTTTGGGAAATACAAAATAGAATACCACGATCGTTAACTTCATTGGATTGGGATCATTATAACACATTTGTCAGTGTATACTCCAAAGATAACCCTAATTTGCTTTTTTCAATTGCTGGGTTTGAGGTACGTATACTTCCCAAAATTAGGCAACTAAGCTATGGAATAAACATGTATACATCATACATAAATGACTATTCTGGAAAAGGAAATTCAGAAGCAAATGCAACAAACACGGAACCATCAAATGCATATGAACAGAATGTTGTAATTTCCTCTGGGACCAAAGAAGGGACCTGGAAATTGCAAAATGAAGTAACAAAAGAAATAACAGCAGAAGCATATTTAAAAGTGTCAGAAAAAAGTATGAAACGATTTGAAAATAAGATAAGACAAATTTTAATGTCATCAGGAAGTACAACATTTACTAAAATTGCTAACAAATGGAATACATCGCTAATAGGTTTAATGACATATTTTAGAGAAGCTGTTTTAGATACAGAAGAATTATTAGATTTATTAGtaaaatgtgaaaataaGATACAAACACGTATCAAAATTGGTTTAAATTCTAAAATGCCTTCTAGATTTCCTCCTGTTGTCTTTTATACGCCTAAAGAATTAGGAGGATTAGGAATGTTATCTATGGGGCATATTTTAATTCCTGAATCAGATTTAAGATATATGAAACAAACGGATAATGGAAGAATTACACATTTCAGAGCAGGGTTATCACATGAAGAAGATCAACTAATACCTAActtatatagatatatatcaaCTTGGGAAAGTGAATTTTTAGAAAGTCAAAGAGTTTGGTGTGAATACGCATTAAAAAGAAGTGAATGTcataatcaaaataaaaagataaCTTTAGAAGATTTAGAAGATTCATGGGATAAAGGTATTCCAAGAATTAATACACTTTTCCAAAAAGATAGGCATACCTTAGCATATGATAAAGGCTGGAGGATAAGGCAATTGTTTAAACAATATCAAATTATCAAAAGTAATCCCTTCTGGTGGACTAATCAGAGACATGATGGAAAATTATGGAACTTAAGTAATTATAGAACAGACATGATACAAGCATTAGGAGGTGTTGAAGGAATATTAGAACATACATTATTTAAAGGCACATTTTTTCCAACCTGGGAAGGATTATTTTGGGAAAAAGCTAGTGGTTTTGAAGAATctatgaaatataaaaaattaacgaATGCTCAAAGAAGTGGTTTAAATCAAATACCAAATAGAAGATTTACACTTTGGTGGTCTCCAACAATAAATAGAGCAAATGTATATGTTGGTTTTCAAGTCCAATTAGATTTAACTGGTATATTCATGCATGGAAAAATACCAACTCTTAAAATTTCTTTGATACAAATATTTCGGGCACATTTGTGGCAAAAAATACATGAATCGCTAGTTATGGATTTATGCCAAGTATTTGATTTAAATTGTGACTTATTAGATATTGAAACAGTCCAAAAAGAAACTATTCATCCAAGaaaatcatataaaatgaatagTTCATGTGCAGATATATTACTTTTTGCCAATTATAAATGGGGCATATCAAAACCATCTCTATTATCTGATGAAGATAACATTTTTGCTAATAATCCTGAGATTAAAGGTACTAACTTTAATTCTTTTGCTAATTATCCATACACTTCTAATCAGTATTGGATAGATATACAACTCAGATGGGGAGATTTTGATTCGCATGATATTGAAAGATATAGTAGAGCTAAATTTTTAGATTATACTACAGATAATTTGTCTATATATCCATGCCTAACCGGGGTATTAATTGGTGTCGACTTagcatataatttatattcagCATATGGAAATTggtttaataatttaaagcCACTAATGCAGAAAACcttacaaaaaattatacaatcTAATCCATCTTTATACGTATTAAGAGAAAGAATACGAAAAGGGCTACAATTATACTCTTCTGAACCTACTGAACCATATTTAAATacacaaaattataatgaacTATTTTCTTCACAAACTATTTGGTTTGTTGATGATACAAATGTATATAGAGTTACAATACATAAAACATTTGAAGGAAATTTAACTACTAAACCAATTAATGGtgctatatttatattaaatccAAAAACTGgccaattatttttaaaaattattcataCATCTGTGTGGATAGGACAAAAACGTTTATCGCAATTAGCAAAATGGAAAACTGCAGAAGAAGTAGCTTCTTTAATTAGATCACTACCCATTGAAGAACAGccaaaacaaattattgtCACAAGAAAAGGTATGTTAGATCCATTAGAAGTTCATTTACTAGATTTTCCAAATATCATAATAAAAGGAACAGAACTTAACTTACCATTTCAAgcattattaaaattgaatAAAATTGGAGATCTAATATTAAAAGCTACGCAACCACAAATGttgttatttaatttatatgatgattggttaaataatatatcatcCTTTACAGCTTTTAGTagattaatattaattttgagAAGTTTACATATAAACCCACAAGAAactaaaatattattgcaaccaaacaaaaatataataacacaGCCACATCATATTTGGCCATCATTTAACAACAATCAATGGATTAATTTAGAAGTTCAATTAAAAGATTTAATCCTAAATGATTATGctaaaagaaataatgtTCACATTGCTTCGTTAACACAAAATGAGATCAGAGACATTTTACTAGGTATGGAAATTACGCCGCCGTCTATACAAAGACAACAAATAGCTGaattagaaaaaacaaatctTGATAATATAGAACAACAAATGAAAGTAACTACATCGAAAACTACTACTAAACATGGAACAGAAATTATTGTGTCAACATTATCACCCCATGAACAACAAACATTTACAACAAAAACTGATTGGAAAATTAGGTACCTGTCTAATAATTCCTTATTATTtagaacaaaaaatatatacgtAAATAATGCTGCTACTGCAATTACTTCAAAACACGACCCTCTAAACTCTGGCTCAATGAAAAGCACTACTATTAACTCAATAAACGATTATACATATGTTATAGCAAAAAACttattagaaaaatttaTCTGCATATCCGATTTAAAGATTCAAATTGGTGGGTTTTTATATGGTTCATCTCCACCAGATAATTCATATGTTAAAGAGATTAAATGCATACTTATCCCACCCCAAATAGGAAATTACCAATCTGTGACTTTATCCAATTATATACCCactaataaatatatagaaaatctAGAATTACTTGGCTGGATTCATACAGAAACTACTAATTGCTCAAACACTAGTAATCATTTAACCACATATGATATGGTTTCacatttatcatttttgcAAGAattcaaaatgaaaaaaaaacaaacagATCAAtcaaaagaaaattattcaGATGACGATATGGACGGAAATGCAAATAATGATGGCAATTCTTTTGATGCATCAAAAATTTGggataaaaacaaaacaattATACTTACGTGCTCATTTACTCCTGGTAGTTGTACTATAAATGCCTACAAATTAACTGAAGAGGGATATGCATATGcaaaaagcaaaaaaaattcagcAGAATTATACTCATATCCAAATATTGCTAATCTATATGACCAAGTTCAAATTTTATTGTCAAATGTATTTGTTGGATTCTTTTTAGTACctgatgataatatatgGAACTATAACCTTATGGGAATTAAATTTAACAATAATCACAAATATTCAGCTCAACTTGATATGCCACAACCCTTCTACGCAGATATACATAGACCAAATCATTTCTTGCAATTCTCTTTACTTGAGCAACACGAAGGGGATGCAGCTGATGTAGAGACATCCTTTAtttga
- a CDS encoding TMEM33 domain-containing protein, putative, with product MTNLTDAEQKYLNHDWVNDKNWKLYLSNLYPSPSIHNIEKYKKKYFQKNIDKNFDINTKFQDNTKENKQQSTNYYPHTNNHNYYNEKTSIMTLLYFSYLLCTSLFYFILLALNIGLYKKIGTYISLSYICAFIILLYLDYKIQKQNFSMVQFFSSEKGQYLSYSFILFFVKDSVLIFLPVFLTILINSYLIYKQVKSFLPHEIQRNYYINKFMGYLDKSILSIYTMRASIEIYNLIFIIICLFFKRTSILNLFMYMHFFKLKYNSSDSYFHACYTKNGEIIRQFLSHSMVPRSFLNIFDKISHYFTTYLTYRRR from the exons ATGACAAATTTAACAGACGCAGagcaaaaatatttaa ACCATGATTGGGTTAATGACAAAAATTGGAAGTTGTACCTAAGCAATTTGTATCCATCACCATCAATACATAacattgaaaaatataaaaagaaatattttcagaaaaatattgataaaaattttgatataaatacaaagtTTCAAGATAATactaaagaaaataaacaGCAATCAACTAATTATTATCCTCACACGAACaatcataattattataatgaaaaaacatCAATAATGACTCTTTTATACTTTTCATATCTTTTATGTACAAGTTTAttctattttatattactcGCTCTGAATATAGGTTTATATAAG aaaATCGGAACATATATATCTCTCTCATATATATGCGCATTCATCATTTTACTATATTTGGACTATAAAATTCAGAAACAGAACTTTTCCATGgttcaatttttttccagTGAAAAGG GCCAATACTTGTCTTACTCATTtatccttttttttgttaaagaTTCcgttttaatatttttaccaGTTTTTTTAAccattttaataaattcatacttaatttataaacaaGTTAAATCTTTTCTTCCTCACGAAATACAAAG gaattattatatcaatAAATTCATGGGATATTTAGATAAATCA ATTTTAAGCATTTATACTATGAGAGCTAGCATCgagatatataatttaatatttataattatatgccTATTTTTTAAGAGAACAAGCATactaaatttatttatgtatatgcaCTTCTTTAAACTAAA aTATAATTCCTCAGATTCGTATTTCCATGCTTGTTACACAAAAAATGGAG aaatTATTAGACAATTCTTATCCCACTCTATGGTCCCGCGCTCATTCTTAAATATATTCGACAAG ATATCTCATTATTTCACCACATACTTAACATACAGAAGAAGGTAA